One part of the Haliotis asinina isolate JCU_RB_2024 chromosome 2, JCU_Hal_asi_v2, whole genome shotgun sequence genome encodes these proteins:
- the LOC137272973 gene encoding transmembrane protein 272-like isoform X2, whose protein sequence is MNTISGNSVKCFDDNNQLYQTGVRWPARTPSTDQPIHGEVFLQIREANKEADDTKDFVCRVTDIFCNSLFFTVLIVVLLIIPTAMVSAGVKYLSDCPVQPKIPVYLMVGGCFGILKLVGMWWRNVQIRRYESMDAFYDAHDNDAAFASHTFKLMDAMLSAFLLGWQITGTYWVFTIYEPNYKPLLHEPSNWCEKTVFMIAFIQILGCYGLLCLGILVLLLVAACYKYTDIFDK, encoded by the exons TGTTTTGACGACAACAACCAGCTGTATCAGACTGGCGTGAGGTGGCCGGCACGGACACCCAGTACTGACCAGCCCATCCATGGGGAAGTCTTCCTCCAGATCAGAGAGGCCAACAAAGAAGCAGACGACACTAAGGACTTTGTGTGTCGGGTCACCGACATTTTCTGCAATTCTT tatttttcACTGTGCTTATTGTGGTGCTGTTGATCATACCGACTGCTATGGTATCTGCTGGGGTCAAATACCTCAGCGACTGTCCAGTACAACCGAAGATTCCAGTGTATCTCATGGTGGGAGGGTGCTTTGGCATTCTCAAGCTCGTTGGCATGTGGTGGCGAAACGTTCAGATACGGCGCTACGAAAGTATGGACGCATTCTATGACGCCCACGATAACGATGCTGCCTTTGCGTCACACACTTTCAAACTAATGGACGCCATGCTGTCAGCTTTCTTGCTTGGATGGCAAATTACTGGGACATACTGGGTGTTCACAATTTATGAACCTAACTACAAGCCTCTCCTTCACGAGCCGAGCAACTGGTGCGAGAAGACGGTGTTTATGATTGCGTTCATTCAGATTCTCGGATGTTACGGTCTTTTGTGCCTTGGAATTCTTGTGCTGCTTCTGGTGGCAGCGTGTTATAAGTACACGGATATATTTGATAAGTGA